The following coding sequences are from one Cyanobacterium sp. T60_A2020_053 window:
- a CDS encoding C40 family peptidase translates to MGAKVELSYYICQKNLDIYDSAECRGLATQSALHRYLTILQEDEKAVKVQLAEDGYQGWLPKKDLIHLIPTPEKYSPQSISRADIEIKIPQIVKFALKAMETSNYYLWGGTVAPHYDCSGLVQSAYVSEGIWLPRDSYQQEEFCINISKEELEQGDLIFFGKQRVTHVAIYLGEGRYIHSSGKDLGNNGIGINYLQDGIDKVSSNYYQEFWSCGRINKSFCP, encoded by the coding sequence ATGGGTGCAAAAGTTGAATTAAGTTATTATATTTGTCAAAAAAATCTCGATATATACGACAGTGCAGAGTGTCGAGGGTTAGCCACCCAAAGCGCCCTCCACCGTTATTTAACTATTCTTCAGGAAGACGAAAAAGCCGTTAAAGTTCAACTGGCAGAAGACGGTTATCAAGGTTGGTTGCCTAAAAAAGACTTAATTCATTTAATACCAACCCCTGAAAAATATTCTCCTCAAAGCATCTCAAGAGCCGATATTGAGATAAAAATACCCCAAATTGTAAAATTTGCCCTAAAAGCTATGGAAACCTCTAATTACTACCTTTGGGGGGGGACAGTTGCTCCCCACTATGATTGTTCAGGATTAGTACAAAGTGCTTATGTAAGTGAAGGAATTTGGTTGCCCAGAGACTCCTATCAACAGGAGGAATTTTGCATCAATATCTCGAAAGAAGAATTAGAGCAAGGAGACTTGATCTTTTTTGGCAAACAAAGAGTAACTCATGTGGCTATATATCTCGGTGAAGGGCGCTATATTCATAGTTCAGGAAAAGACTTGGGTAATAACGGCATCGGCATTAACTACCTACAGGATGGTATCGATAAAGTAAGTAGTAATTATTACCAAGAATTTTGGAGTTGTGGCAGAATTAATAAATCTTTTTGTCCATAA